One genomic window of Phoenix dactylifera cultivar Barhee BC4 chromosome 6, palm_55x_up_171113_PBpolish2nd_filt_p, whole genome shotgun sequence includes the following:
- the LOC103714921 gene encoding LOW QUALITY PROTEIN: stress-associated endoplasmic reticulum protein 2-like (The sequence of the model RefSeq protein was modified relative to this genomic sequence to represent the inferred CDS: deleted 1 base in 1 codon), with translation MTTSRRLADRKIAKFQKNITKRGSVPETAVKKGNDYPVGPIVLGFFVFVVIGSSIFQIIRTATSGGMA, from the exons ACCACTTCAAGGCGCCTTGCAGACAGAAAAATtgcaaaatttcag aaaaatatAACAAAGAGGGGTTCTGTTCCTGAGACAGCAGTTAAGAAAGGAAATGACTATCCTGTTGGGCCCATTGTGCTCGGGTTCTTTGTCTTTGTGGTCATCGGATCAT CTATATTTCAGATAATCAGGACAGCTACGAGCGGTGGAATGGCTTGA